In the Podospora pseudocomata strain CBS 415.72m chromosome 5, whole genome shotgun sequence genome, one interval contains:
- a CDS encoding hypothetical protein (COG:O; EggNog:ENOG503NYZ8; CAZy:CE1), which produces MPRRSNLLTVLSLLVLGLLGAVMAERSAGCGKANTIRSQQYTITINGKQRQYIMKIPDRYDNNFAHKLIFTWHQLGGSAQKIVNGENINQGGALPYYGLNALANNTAIFVVPNGLNAGWANQGGEDVTFFDELVKRVEADLCVETTQRFSTGFSYGGAMSYAVACARPTMIRAIAVISGSQLSGCNGGNSPVAFYGQHGTSDSVLNVSGGRQLRDRFVRNNGCTPVNPEPQPNGQNSVKTVYQGCREGYPVTWVIHRGDHNPSQTDAGSSTPFAPRNTWEFFSQFS; this is translated from the coding sequence ATGCCTCGTCGATCCAACCTCCTGACAGTCCTGTCGCTCCTGGTGCTGGGCTTGCTCGGCGCCGTGATGGCCGAACGGTCCGCAGGCTGCGGCAAGGCCAACACCATCCGAAGCCAACAgtacaccatcaccatcaacggcAAGCAACGCCAGTACATCATGAAGATCCCTGACCGCTACGACAACAACTTTGCCCACAAGCTCATCTTCACCTGGCACCAGCTCGGCGGCAGCGCCCAAAAGATCGTCAACGGCGAGAACATCAACCAGGGCGGCGCCCTCCCTTACTACGGCCTCAACGCTCTCGCCAACAATACCGCCATCTTTGTCGTCCCCAACGGTCTCAACGCCGGCTGGGCCAACcagggcggcgaggacgtCACCTTCTTCGATGAGCTCGTCAAGAGAGTCGAAGCCGATCTCTGCGTGGAGACCACCCAGCGGTTTTCCACTGGGTTCAGCTACGGCGGCGCCATGTCCTATGCTGTCGCCTGTGCCAGACCTACCATGATCCGTGCTATCGCCGTCATCTCCGGTAGCCAGTTGAGCGGCTGCAACGGAGGAAACTCCCCTGTTGCTTTCTACGGTCAGCACGGCACTTCGGATTCGGTCCTCAACGTTTCCGGCGGCAGGCAGCTTAGGGATAGGTTTGTGAGGAACAACGGGTGCACGCCCGTCAACCCTGAGCCGCAGCCCAACGGACAGAACTCGGTCAAGACGGTGTATCAGGGCTGCAGGGAGGGGTATCCTGTTACGTGGGTTATTCACCGTGGTGATCACAACCCTAGCCAGACTGATGCTGGATCTTCGACGCCGTTTGCGCCGAGGAACACTTGGGAGTTCTTTTCTCAGTTCTCTTGA
- the IKS1 gene encoding putative serine/threonine-protein kinase iks1 (COG:T; EggNog:ENOG503NXZF) — translation MSLVPYHEREGREIVLRHHNAIVVRDPTSQRLEIRGLELTKCPTCHQSLRTSSPERRFEPATSHETYVNPDYFRMLRAGQHRRNHTQPLPPPSSPIRRLVEPFPASVSDEDGSELGRQDAESVRSSPAPHQGGGRIRREAFSPNYFNTFFIEERELGRGGKGVVLLVRHEIDGCFLGEFACKRVPVGDDHAWLEKVLVEVELLAKLSHPNLVSYRHVWLEDYQTSQFAPVVACAFILQQYCNGGDLLHYVIGDMPREATKEQLKAQMRRRSKAQTERPKMQRRLPPEEIYSLFKDITSGLAYLHAANYIHRDLKPSNCLLHREGAHLVCLISDFGEVQPEHAVRKSTGSTGTISYCAPEVLKKDVTGRYGNFTTKSDIFSLGMILYFMCFGRLPYHFANAVNEELEDIDQLRAEITDWKGFHDERRERPDLPHKLYQLLQKLLAVNPLERPTANEVLGAMKGEMPLDGVSGMRGGRNNSDGMGGHRIQNLEEPGLMRPEGTKQARVNSLTEEDEFAAVSQTTSAVSLLQKRMMRAPRHRGSGGELTLGGRRSEDDLPEGEAAAASITTPLLMPPPTTALERVRNGAVLAQWRVRRWGGENEVLLRVGVFVGKMVSLSWVCWPYSSSVVVMGLLVGMATVDLVGLSRGRGDREGDGGGVVGGEGGGADDGRGSPVVIRVGPDGSPRVVHPVGGGVRNSGWMVGWRRSWVLLGAHFVVLWVASRAAVLCAAAVPIVRRGDEEWEGWL, via the exons ATGTCCCTTGTTCCCTACCACGAGCGCGAAGGTCGCGAGATTGTTCT CCGTCACCACAACGCCATCGTCGTCCGCGACCCCACCTCGCAGCGTCTCGAGATCCGCGGCCTCGAACTGACAAAATGTCCCACCTGCCACCAAAGCCTGCGAACATCATCCCCCGAGAGGCGCTTTGAGCCCGCGACGAGCCATGAAACCTACGTCAATCCCGATTACTTCCGCATGCTGCGCGCCGGCCAGCATCGACGGAACCACACGCAGCCTCTCCCGCCACCGTCGAGTCCTATCCGGCGGTTGGTCGAACCGTTTCCGGCCTCGGTGTCTGATGAAGACGGGAGCGAGCTTGGACGGCAAGACGCCGAGTCTGTGAGGAGCTCACCGGCGCCTCACCAGGGCGGCGGCCGCATTCGACGAGAGGCGTTCAGCCCGAATTACTTTAATACTTTCTTTATCGAGGAGCGAGAGCTTGGCCGAGGCGGCAAGGGAGTTGTCTTGCTTGTGCGGCACGAGATTGACGGCTGCTTTCTGGGAGAGTTTGCCTGCAAAAGGGTACCAGTGGGAGATGACCACGCATGGCTTGAAAAGGTGTTGGTAGAGGTTGAGCTGCTTGCGAAGctctcccatcccaacctTGTCTCCTACCGGCACGTCTGGCTTGAGGACTATCAGACCAGCCAGTTTGCGCCTGTAGTTGCGTGCGCATTCATCCTGCAGCAATACTGCAATGGCGGCGATCTGCTACACTACGTCATTGGCGACATGCCGAGGGAGGCCACGAAggagcagctcaaggcccAGATGCGCCGTCGCTCCAAGGCCCAGACAGAACGTCCCAAGATGCAGCGTCGCTTGCCCCCTGAGGAGATTTACTCGCTCTTCAAGGATATTACGTCCGGCTTGGCCTATCTGCATGCTGCAAACTACATCCACCGCGACCTGAAACCTAGTAACTGTCTGCTGCATCGCGAGGGGGCTCATTTGGTTTGCCTGATTAGCGACTTTGGGGAAGTCCAACCGGAACATGCGGTTCGTAAGTCGACCGGTTCGACGGGTACGATCTCGTACTGCGCGCCGGAGGTTCTCAAAAAGGATGTCACGGGGAGGTACGGAAACTTTACCACCAAGTCGGACATCTTTTCGTTGGGGATGATTCTGTATTTCATGTGCTTTGGCAGGTTGCCCTACCACTTTGCCAACGCGGTGaatgaggagttggaggatatCGACCAGCTCCGCGCCGAGATTACGGACTGGAAGGGGTTTCACGATGAGCGAAGGGAGCGGCCGGATCTGCCGCACAAGCTGTATCAGTTACTTCAGAAGCTTCTGGCGGTTAATCCGCTCGAGCGGCCTACTGCTAACGAGGTGCTTGGTGcgatgaagggggagatgcCGTTGGATGGGGTGAGCGGGAtgcggggggggaggaacaACTCggacgggatgggggggcATAGGATTCAGAATTTGGAGGAGCCGGGTCTGATGAGGCCGGAGGGGACGAAGCAGGCGAGGGTGAATTCTCTtacggaggaggatgagtttgCTGCTGTTTCGCAGACGACTTCGGCGGTTTCACTTTTgcagaagaggatgatgagggctCCGAGGCATAGAGGGTCGGGGGGGGAGTTGACTTTGGGGGGCAGGAGGAGTGAGGATGATTtgccggagggggaggcggcggcggcgagcaTTACCACGCCTTTGTTGATGCCGCCGCCTACTACTGCgctggagagggtgaggaatGGGGCTGTGCTGGCGCagtggagggtgaggaggtgggggggggagaatgaGGTTCTGCtgagggtgggggtgtttgtggggaagatggtgagTCTGagttgggtttgttggcCTTACAGTTCttctgtggtggtgatggggttgttggtggggatggcgACGGTGGATTTGGTTGGGCTTagccgggggaggggggatagggagggagatgggggtggggttgttgggggggagggagggggagctgaTGATGGGCGTGGTAGTCCTGTTGTTATTAGGGTTGGACCTGATGGTAGTCCGAGGGTTGTGCACccggttggtggtggtgtaaggAACTCGGGCTGGATGGtaggatggaggaggagttgggtgTTGCTCGGGGCGCACTTTGTTGTGTTATGGGTTGCGTCCCGTGCTGCGGTCCTTTgtgcggcggcggtgccgattgtgaggaggggtgatgaggaatgggagggttggttgtga
- a CDS encoding hypothetical protein (EggNog:ENOG503PAXS; COG:S), which produces MKSLAATLVGLIAPVQAGLRFPCSTLTIQRLDPVVEPGNIPSAHVHHIVGGNAFNATMEGDVGERATCTTCQMSEDFSNYWTAHLYFKHPTNGSYHRVPVLPVQPLLGGSQGAQGGLTVYYTQFDLTRDNLGKQKITSFPPGFRMTVGTPTEPGKPRVGLRYQCLQGQNRGRELDDFPTGPCSGGIFTTHHFPACWDGKNLDSPDHQSHMYNTVTRDGFLNAGPCPSSHPIRMPQVAFETVWDTTKFNSMWPSGGKNPFVWSFEGTGGGTHADYMFGWKGDSLQRAMDKSECFYDGCGSIQKQQMAVANRCVIKETVVEQTDGWMVKLPGR; this is translated from the exons ATGAAGTCCCTCGCCGCAACCCTCGTGGGTCTGATCGCGCCCGTCCAGGCCGGCCTCCGCTTCCCATGctcaaccctcaccatccaacGTCTCGACCCCGTCGTCGAGCCGGGCAACATCCCCTCCGCTCACGTCCACCACATCGTCGGCGGCAAtgccttcaacgccaccaTGGAAGGCGACGTCGGCGAGCGAGCCACCTGCACGACCTGCCAAATGTCGGAGGACTTTTCCAACTACTGGACTGCCCACCTCTACTTCAAGCACCCAACCAACGGGTCGTACCACCGCGTGCCTGTGCTCCCCGTCCAGCCTCTGCTGGGTGGATCCCAGGGTGCGCAGGGAGGGTTGACGGTGTATTACACCCAGTTTGATCTCACGAGAGATAACCTGGGGAAGCAGAAGATTACTTCTTTTCCCCCT GGCTTCCGCATGACAGTAGGCACCCCGACCGAGCCCGGAAAACCCCGCGTCGGCCTCCGCTACCAATGCCTCCAAGGCCAAAACCGCGGCCGCGAACTCGACGACTTCCCCACCGGCCCCTGCAGCGGAggcatcttcaccacccaccacttCCCCGCCTGCTGGGACGGCAAAAACCTCGACTCGCCTGACCACCAGTCCCACATGTACAACACCGTCACCCGGGACGGGTTCCTCAACGCGGGGCCGTGCCCTTCTTCGCATCCGATCCGGATGCCGCAGGTTGCGTTTGAGACGGTGTGGGACACTACAAAGTTTAATAGCATGTGGCCGTCGGGAGGGAAGAACCCGTTTGTGTGGAGCTTTgaggggacggggggtgGGACGCATGCGGATTATATGtttgggtggaagggggataGTCTGCAGAGGGCGATGGACAAGAGTGAGTGTTTTTATGATGGGTGTGGGAGTattcagaagcagcagaTGGCGGTGGCGAATAGGTGTGTCATCaaggagacggtggtggaaCAGACGGATGGGT GGATGGTGAAGCTGCCTGGTCGTTAA
- a CDS encoding hypothetical protein (COG:F; EggNog:ENOG503NUT6), with translation MRFMPCAFASFLALRGGQLGLAAATPPRNGSIANSPPEPRLDGKITPKVMIVNMAIQFAPEAQVWYDNMPLNSHGNLLAVNITIPGLSPRYPHVHCREDLQVCQVTTCEGEINAASSAMALLLSPKFNLTKTYFLLAGIAGANPKYSTIGGVALARYTVQVALQYEFDAREMPDNFTTGYVAYGTTQPEEYPKILYGTEVFEVSNALRDAAFNYAVRANLSDNEDSKKYRARYKPEGNIFAKASSGPEVVKCDTVTSDVYYSGTLLSEAFERTTGVWTNGTGRYCMTAQEDNAVLGSLVRMAVYGAVDFSRVVVMRTGSNFDRPPPNVTAYEHLLVLKQNGFEVAIQNLYLAGIEIVNGILKDWGAVFDKGIKPCNYIGDVLGSLGGEPDFGPGSETKGVGFRPPGNSTTRAIV, from the exons ATGCGCTTCATGCCGTGCGCATTCGCCTCATTTCTGGCCTTGCGCGGTGGCCAGCTTGGCTTGGCCGCTGCTACTCCTCCGAGGAATGGCAGCATCGCAAACAGCCCTCCTGAGCCGAGACTTGATGGGAAAATCACCCCCAAGGTCATGATCGTCAACATGGCAA TCCAGTTTGCCCCCGAAGCCCAAGTCTGGTACGACAACATGCCCCTCAACAGCCACGGCAACCTCCTGgccgtcaacatcaccatccccggcCTCTCCCCACGATACCCCCACGTTCACTGCAGAGAAGACCTCCAAGTCTGCCAGGTGACCACCTGCGAAGGCGAAATCAACGCCGCCTCGTCGGCCatggccctcctcctctcccccaagtTCAACCTCACAAAGACATACTTCCTCCTAGCCGGCATAGCAGGCGCAAACCCAAAGTACTCCACCATCGGCGGCGTAGCCCTGGCGCGGTACACCGTCCAAGTAGCCCTCCAATACGAATTCGACGCCCGGGAGATGCCAGACAACTTCACGACGGGGTATGTTGCTTATGGCACCACGCAGCCGGAGGAGTACCCCAAGATTCTGTACGGGACAGAAGTGTTTGAGGTGAGCAACGCGCTGCGGGACGCGGCGTTTAACTATGCTGTCAGGGCGAATTTGAGCGATAACGAGGACTCGAAGAAGTACCGGGCGAGGTATAAGCCGGAGGGGAATATTTTTGCCAAGGCTTCGAGCGGGCCGGAGGTGGTCAAGTGTGATACCGTCACGAGCGATGTTTATTACTCGGGGACATTGCTGAGCGAGGCGTTTGAGAGGACGACGGGGGTTTGGACGAATGGGACGGGGAGGTACTGCATGACGGCGCAGGAGGATAATGCGGTGCTGGGTTcgttggtgaggatggcggttTATGGGGCTGTGGACTTTTCGAGGGTTGTTGTTATGAGGACTG GGTCTAACTTTGATCGTCCTCCTCCTAACGTCACTGCCTATGAGCATTTGCTTGTTCTCAAGCAGAATGGCTTCGAGGTTGCGATTCAGAATCTCTATCTTGCGGGGATTGAGATTGTGAATGGGATTCTGAAGGATTGGGGGGCGGTTTTTGACAAGGGGATTAAGCCTTGCAATTATATTGGTGATGTGCTTGGGTCTTTGGGTGGTGAACCAGATTTTGGCCCGGGGAGTGAgacgaagggggtggggtttaGGCCTCCTGGGAACAGCACGACAAGAGCAATAGTATAG
- a CDS encoding hypothetical protein (EggNog:ENOG503PR5U), whose translation MKFSLALITVGLFGGALAQQGVQCPGSWYLQPDDCMCMNSREGYLLKTQTLDCCKKLGYKTYNNICAVDRNKRQTFKDCCKDLNQESVIGHCR comes from the exons ATGAAgttctctctcgctctcatCACAGTTGGTCTGTTCGGTGGTGCGCTTGCACAGCAAGGGGTCCAGTGCCCAGGAAGCTGGTATCTTCAGCCAGATGACTGCATGTGTATGAACAGCAGGGAGGGATATCTGCTCAAGACACAGACGTTGGATTGCTGCAAGAAGCTGGGATACAAAACTTATAACAAC ATCTGCGCCGTGGACAGAAACAAGCGCCAGACGTTCAAGGACTGTTGCAAGGATCTCAACCAGGAGAGCGTCATTGGCCATTgccgttga
- a CDS encoding hypothetical protein (EggNog:ENOG503PTEJ), with product MAPPKLNGQLPYQSCRRLFQQQALSRRTFTTSSPSFSDAPKQTSRFAKKTETQVPPVDHTQSKPNVVVNPPVAPTTVPRPSAVRRPGVGTPTMEPKQPVDINSKEYKRVARKVTSLMVALPFLIVTSYYLWDRLSLGRPVPPPSDDASSAPSSEPKKA from the exons ATGGCCCCTCCAAAGCTCAACGGGCAGCTCCCGTACCAAAGCTGCAGACGTTTGTTCCAGCAACAAGCTCTGTCGAGACGAACCTTTACGACTTCTTCCCCATCCTTCTCGGACGCGCCCAAGCAGACGTCGAGATTCGCGAAAAAGACAGAAACCCAGGTCCCTCCCGTCGACCACACCCAGTCGAAGCCGAATGTTGTGGTAAACCCACCAGTCGCACCGACGACCGTGCCGAGACCGTCTGCTGTGCGCCGCCCTGGCGTTGGGACACCTACAATGGAGCCAAAGCAGCCGGTGGACATCAACAGCAAGGAGTACAAGCGTGTGGCGAGAAAGGTCACGAGCCTCATGGTTGCGCTGCCCTTCTTGATTGTCACATCGTACTACCTCTGGGACCGAC TCTCTCTTGGCAGGCCAGTCCCTCCTCCGTCCGATGATGCCTCCTCCGCTCCGTCCTCTGAGCCCAAGAAAGCGTAG
- a CDS encoding hypothetical protein (COG:B; EggNog:ENOG503NXZT), which produces MSTGAVSTGRRKSPLEGVSDRSSQDRTTSPSPSIRSSSKPQIRHRASIACASCRERRIRCVVAEGESECTQCRKTGHTCIIKNDDERRRPISKAYMSSLSNRIALLEEMLKEQGVTPPPAVHPPKTRQDAISRQQQQQQQEQEEARIRERSTSSEPKHGSSVEIQVPTPPGSGEEDTLMSESEQSKTIDLTDMTSSSSASSSSSSSSSSSSSSLIDPLLLQELGTTPDADVRRLLSARGSHSFDPSAGRVRFFGPTANSHVHGKSTCLFDNEGRPDRARRAATLIETLGSSTIDYLTKCFWEHYFYSGSMVVDRAAFETGRLTQDPKFYSPFLHLTLLAIGYRFADRTRDDIKKLSVGSRESTLHREAKGLLEVEIDQGGGVPSVQGMLLLADLEFGVGRDSAGWMYLGIANRLAFDIGLHVNYSGVDISEAERRLRRQVMAGCIAFDRQWALILGRPTSIKAQDISIDLLSKGAFNSTHGQMTAEAKTYAAGQAALQQKRFELMELAGKVSDLQNTTHGISDLTAKATEDRTYLYFLALERQFQTWYRQLPDCLAWKPINIKSAPIGFFLLHQQFHTCMILLHRPWAKYGPLVPDSTAAASRYAAPESSLQLQASLGTFPRQDNRASLSRSMCTQHAVRVARIFWQQRQRFDGTKIGLEAIQQAGTAALALMAALAHKSAELDHQSNLKYLQVVSAAIYDMSHAYQPASRMYSLLKTMLADIRTEMVSSGSFEASALLNRFNQGNPTTNMIFGSNSWNLSNESSRFTPARRTLSMCDGPEEGREAKRRRFSTQTAPDVVFSTMAVFGSSPLGGPASPQLAHPQESSGQGELGEPLREIPDIAPESDFDLDSFHASFVDFINNGSKGWATATPTITTETTLEATPLPTPACEEAPSTSNTDAVIVQDEPAAQQPADDAMVDMTIEEWLAEPGVSSGLAAMEAEVQQHCDSRFSPVADAPVPTAEGGEVPPPPLPEMQQSDLTMPVTLELGTADNGGIHTMDWLATAPPPPRPSRRISRTSISSTIRPPLAPPETDLFVNALAIPARQTSLPPPPPPSSTPLPMTPVTLDELVQSVEEAVDSARARARDREREKSVAAAGKGQVSSPEAGRNLSLDYFQL; this is translated from the exons ATGTCAACAGGGGCTGTGTCAACAGGGAGGCGCAAATCACCTCTCGAAGGAGTGTCTGACAGGTCTAGTCAAGACCgcaccaccagccccagTCCCTCCATTCGCTCATCGAGCAAGCCACAGATCAGACACAGAGCCTCCATTGCGTGTGCCTCGTGCCGTGAGAGACGAATTCGTTGTGTCGTGGCCGAGGGAGAGTCAGAGTGCACCCAGTGCAGGAAGACGGGCCACACATGTATCATCAAGAACGATGACGAGCGAAGGAG GCCAATATCCAAAGCCTACATGTCATCACTATCCAATCGAATTGCTCtcttggaggagatgttgaagGAACAAGGAGtcacaccccctcccgctgTCCACCCTccaaagacaagacaagacgcCATCTcgagacaacaacaacaacaacaacaagagcaagaagaagctcggaTACGGGAAAGGTCGACCAGTTCTGAGCCCAAGCATGGGAGTTCGGTCGAGATCCAGGTTCCCACACCACCAGGCTcaggcgaggaggacacCCTCATGAGCGAGTCAGAACAGAGCAAGACCATTGACTTGACTGACAtgacctcatcatcatcggcgtcgtcatcatcatcatcatcatcatcatcatcatcatcatcactgatCGATCCGCTATTATTGCAAGAGCTCGGGACAACGCCAGATGCCGATGTCCGGAGGTTGCTGTCAGCAAGGGGCAGCCACTCGTTCGATCCATCGGCTGGGAGGGTTCGCTTCTTTGgccccaccgccaacagcCATGTCCATGGAAAATCGACATGCCTGTTTGACAATGAGGGCCGTCCAGACCGGGCACGAAGGGCTGCCACCTTGATCGAGACGCTGGGCTCGTCCACCATTGACTACCTTACCAAGTGCTTCTGGGAGCATTACTTTTATTCTGGCTCCATGGTCGTCGACAGGGCGGCATTTGAAACGGGCAGACTGACACAGGACCCCAAGTTCTACTCCCCGTTCCTTCACCTCACCCTGTTGGCCATTGGCTACCGGTTCGCTGACCGCACCCGGGACGATATCAAGAAGCTCTCTGTCGGAAGCCGCGAGAGCACACTCCACCGGGAAGCGAAAGGCctgttggaggttgagattGATCAAGGTGGCGGTGTCCCGAGCGTTCAGGGAatgctgttgctggctgaCTTGGAGTTTGGCGTCGGCCGTGACAGTGCTGGATGGATGTATCTGG GCATTGCAAACCGTCTTGCCTTCGATATAGGTCTCCACGTAAACTACAGCGGGGTAGACATCTCCGAAGCGGAAAGGCGGCTGCGGCGTCAGGTTATGGCGGGCTGCATCGCGTTCGACCGTCAGTGGGCCTTGATCCTTGGTCGTCCAACCTCGATCAAGGCTCAAGACATCAGCATCGACCTCTTATCCAAGGGTGCCTTCAACTCGACACATGGCCAGATGACTGCCGAGGCCAAAACATATGCGGCTGGCCAAGCTGCCCTCCAGCAGAAGCGCTTTGAGCTTATGGAGCTGGCTGGCAAGGTATCCGACCTGCAGAACACGACACATGGCATCTCAGATTTGACTGCCAAAGCCACCGAGGACAGAACCTATCTCTACTTTCTGGCCTTGGAACGCCAGTTTCAGACGTGGTATCGACAGCTTCCAGACTGCCTGGCCTGGAagcccatcaacatcaagtCGGCCCCCATCGGCTTCTTTCTGCTTCATCAGCAATTCCACACATGCATGATCCTGCTTCACAGGCCCTGGGCCAAGTATGGGCCATTGGTTCCGGACagcactgctgctgcttcccgGTATGCGGCGCCCGAGTCTTCGCTGCAGCTCCAGGCCTCTCTCGGCACCTTTCCTCGTCAGGACAACCGGGCGTCTCTGTCTCGCAGCATGTGCACTCAGCATGCGGTCCGGGTTGCAAGGATATTTTGGCAGCAGCGCCAGCGCTTTGATGGCACCAAGATTGGTCTTGAGGCCATCCAGCAAGCCGGCACTGCTGCCCTCGCTCTGATGGCTGCCTTGGCCCACAAGAGCGCCGAGCTGGACCATCAGAGCAATCTCAAATACCTACAGGTTGTTTCTGCGGCCATCTACGACATGAGCCATGCCTATCAGCCAGCTTCAAGGATGTACAGCCTCCTCAAGACCATGTTGGCTGATATCCGGACTGAGATGGTCAGCTCTGGCTCTTTTGAAGCCAGTGCCTTGCTCAACCGGTTCAACCAAGGGAACCCCACCACGAACATGATCTTTGGCAGCAACTCGTGGAATCTCAGCAACGAGAGCTCTCGCTTCACCCCCGCGAGACGAACCCTCAGCATGTGCGACGGGCCCGAAGAGGGTCGTGAGGCCAAACGCCGGCGGTTTTCCACCCAGACAGCACCCGACGTGGTGTTCTCTACCATGGCTGTGTTCGGGAGCAGCCCTCTTGGCGGTCCGGCATCCCCTCAGCTGGCTCATCCACAAGAGAGCTCTGGTCAGGGGGAACTAGGAGAGCCTCTGCGGGAGATTCCAGATATCGCTCCAGAGTCAGACTTTGATCTTGACTCGTTCCACGCCTCATTTGTTGATTTCATCAACAACGGCAGCAAGGGGTGGGCTACGGCAACCCCCACAATCACAACGGAGACGACACTTGAGGCGACCCCGCTCCCCACTCCCGCCTGCGAGGAGGCTCCCTCGACCAGCAACACTGATGCCGTCATTGTGCAGGACGAGCCGGCAGCTCAGCAGCCGGCGGATGATGCCATGGTTGACATGACGATTGAAGAGTGGCTTGCCGAACCGGGAGTGAGCTCCGGGCTCGCCGCCATGGAAGCCGAAGTCCAGCAGCACTGCGACTCGCGATTCTCACCCGTCGCAGACGCACCCGTGCCCACTGCCGAAGGGGGCGaggtgccgccgccgccgttgcccGAGATGCAACAAAGTGACCTCACCATGCCAGTCACGCTAGAACTTGGCACTGCGGACAATGGAGGGATTCACACCATGGACTGGCTCGCCACCGCCCCGCCACCCCCGCGGCCCTCGAGGAGGATCTCCAGGACGAGCATCTCGAGCACGATTCGCCCTCCGCTCGCGCCTCCCGAGACGGATTTGTTTGTCAACGCCTTGGCTATTCCCGCGAGGCAGACGTCccttccaccgccgccaccgccgtcatCTACACCGCTTCCCATGACGCCAGTGACGCTGGATGAGTTGGTGCAGagcgtggaggaggcggtggactCTGCgcgggcgagggcgagggacagggagagggagaagtcggttgctgctgctggtaagGGACAGGTGTCGAGCCCCGAGGCCGGGAGGAATTTGTCGTTGGATTATTTCCAGTTGTGA